CGAAGGTCATCTGCTTCGCGCCGATCCTGCCGCTGGCGAAACGGCTGATCAAGCAGGGGACCGACGCCCTGGTGATCGAGGGGAACGAGGCGGGAGGGCACATCGGGCCCGTGGCGACCTCGGTTCTTGCGCAGGAATTCCTCCTGAACATAAAGGAAGTCCCCATCTTCGTCGCGGGGGGGATCGGCACCGGCGAGATGATCGCGCAGTATCTCGCCCTGGGCGCCTCGGGAGTCCAGCTCGGGACGCGGTTCGTCGCCGCCGAGGAGTGCGTCGCCCACCCCCGCTTCAAGGAAGCGTTCGTCAAGGCGGCCGCGCGGGACGCCATGCCCACCTCGCAGTTCGATCCCGTCCTCCCCACGATTCCCGTCCGGGCGATCGTCAACGAGGGAACGCGGGATTTCAACCGCCTGCAGCTCGAGCTGCTGACGCGGCTTAAGGGGGGGGAGATCTCCCGGGAAGAGGCCATGGCGCGGCTGGAGGAGTTCTGGATCGGCGCGCTGCGGCGCGCGGTGGTGGAGGGGGACGTGGAGCACGGATCGCTGATGGCGGGGCAGAGCGTGGCCTTCGTCCGGAAGATCCAGCCGGTCCGCGAGATCATCGACGAGCTGGTGGCCGGGGCGGAATGCGCCTTGGCGCGTCTGGCGGGGGAGGCATAATGTTCCGGATCATTCCGAGGGATGAAGAGTTCTTCTCGCTCTTCATAAAGGCGTCGGAGAACATCGTGGAGGGGGCGGAGCGGCTCAAGGAGCTCCTCGACAATTTCGACGACCTGCAGGAGCGCGCGCGGAAGATCGAGGAGGTGGAGCACAAGGGGGACGCCATCACCCACGACATCGTCCGCAAGCTCAACACCACGTTCATCACCCCCATCGACCGGGAGGACATCCTCGCGCTGGCCTCCTCCATCGACGACGTGATCGACCTGATCCACGGCGCCGCCACCCGGCTCAACGTCTACAAGATCTCCGCGACCACGCCGTACGCCAAGGAGATGGGATACCTGATCCTGAAGGCCGTGCAGGAGCTCCACAAGGGGATCGGCCACCTTCCCCTCGCGAAGGGAAGGGAGCGCGTCTACGAGCATTGCGTGGAGGTGAACTCCATCGAGAACGAGGCGGACCGGGTCTGCCGCGACGCCATCGCCCACCTGTTCGAGCACCAGGACGACCCCATCGCCATCATCAAGTGGAAGGAGATCTACGAGACGCTCGAGCTCGCGACGGACCGGTGCGAGGACGCGGCGAACGTCCTGGAGAGCGTGGCGCTGAAGAATGGCTGACACCCCGGAAATCCTGCTGGGGCTGGTGATCCTCTCCGCCCTGGCCTTCGACTTCATCAACGGCTTCCACGACACGGCGAACGCCATCGCCACGTGCATCTCCACGCGCGCCCTCTCCATCCGGGCTGCGATCGTCATGGCGGCGGGGCTGAACTTCGTCGGCGCGCTGATCTCGACGCACGTCGCGACGACCATCGGGAAGGGGATCGTGGACCCGGCCTACGTCTCGCAGATCATCGTCCTTGCGGCGCTGGCCGGCGCGATCTTCTGGGACCTCCTCACCTGGCATTACGGCATCCCCTCCTCCTCCTCCCACGCGATCATCGGGGGGCTCATCGGCGCGGTGGTCGCGGCGCGGGGGATCGACCCGCTCCAGTGGACGGGGATCACCAAGATCCTGATCGCCATCGTGGTATCGCCGGTGACCGGGACGATCGCGGCGTACCTGCTCATGGTCGGCATCTACTGGATCTTCCGCAACTGGCACCCCTCTCCGCTGAACCGGGGCTTCCGGCACCTCCAGATCTTCTCGGCCGCGTTCATGGCGTTCTCGCACGGCTCCAACGACGCCCAGAAATCGATGGGGATCGTCGCGCTGGCGCTGTTCACCTACGGCTCCCTCGAGACCTTCCGCATCCCGGCCTGGGTCATGCTCGCCTGCGCGGGGGCGATGGCGGCGGGCACGGCGATGGGAGGGTGGCGCATCATCAAGACGGTGGGGCGCGATTTCGTGGAGCTGCAGCCGGTCCACGGCTTCTGCGCGGAGACCTCCTCCGCGGGCGTCATCCTGGCGGCGACCGGCATGGGGATCCCCATCAGCACGACCCACGTCATCACTTCCGCGATCCTCGGGACCGGGCTGTCCCAGGGGCGCGGGAAGGTGAACTGGGGCGTCGGGATCCGGATCGTGTGGGCGTGGGTCCTGACGATCCCGGCCTCGGCGGCGGCGGGCTACCTTTCGTACCGCCTGCTGTACCCCTTCCTCGTCAAGCTGTGAGCGCGGATCGCCGGGCCCTTCTCCTCTGCTTCCACAACCACCAGCCGGTGGGGAACTTCGATTCCGTCCTCGAAAACGCGACGCGCGACGCGTACCGCCCCTTCCTCGAGCTCCTGGCGGAGTTCCCGTCGATCCGGGTGACGATCCACTTCTCCGGCGGGCTGCTCCTGTGGATCGAGGAGCGCGCTCCGGAGACGTTCTCGCTCCTGCGCGACCTCGTCCTCCGCGGACAGGTCGAGCTGCTGGGCGGGGGGATGTACGAGCCGGTGCTGGCGCTGCTGCCCGAGCGGGACCGGCTGGGGCAGCTCCGGGAGCTCTCTTCCGCCCTGGAGGGACGGTTCGGCAGGGCGCCGGAAGGGGTGTGGCTGGCGGAGCGGGTGTGGGAGCCCGACCTGCCGCGGACCCTCTCGGCGGCGGGCGTGAAATACCTCCCGCTCGACGACTACCATTTCCAGCGGGCGGGGCTGTCTTCGGAGGAGCTCGACGGCGTCTGGCTCACGGAATTCAACGGGGCGGCGGTCCGCGTCTTCCCTGGGAGCGAGCGGCTCCGATACCTCATCCCGTTCGGGAGCGTGGAGGAGGCGCTGTCCGAGATCGAGCGGATGACCTCCCGCGACGTCCCGTTCCCCGCGGCGGTCTTCGCCGACGACGGGGAAAAGTTCGGCGTCTGGCCCGGAACGCGCAGGCACGTTTACGAAAACGGGTGGCTGCGGCGCTTCTTCGAAGGGATCGCCGCCCGCGCGGACCGGCTCGTCCCGATGACGCTCGGGGAGTACGTCGCCGAAGCGAAGGTCCGGGGCACGGTCTACATACCCGCCTGCTCCTACATCGAGATGGGAGAGTGGACGCTTCCGGCGGAGCGGGCCGCGCTGTTCGGCGCGCTGCTGCACGATTTCCGCTCGGGCCGCATGGGGGAGATCAAGCCGTTCGTCCAGGGGGGATATTACCGGAACTTCCTCCGGAAATACGAAGAGGCGAACCAGCTTCACAAGCGGATGCTCCTCGTCAGCGAAAGGGTCGAGGCGGCGGAGCGGACGAATCCGGCGCGGGCGCGCGCGGCGCGCGATTTCCTGTACCGGGCCCAGAGCAACGACGTCTACTGGCACGGCGTCTTCGGAGGCCTCTACCTGAACCACCTTCGCGAGGCCGCGTGGTCGAACCTGCTCCGGGCGGAGGGGCTGGCGGACGCGGCGCTGCACGGGTCGAAGGCGGGATGGGCCGAGGTCCGGGAAGGCGACCTCGACTGCGACGGCGGAACGGAGCTGCTGCTGAAGACCGGGGGGATGACCCTTCTCTCCCACGGCCACGACGGGGGGGCGCTCACGGAGATCTCCCTGCCGACGCGGGGGGTGGCGCTGGGGCACGTTCTGACCCGCAGGACGGAGGGATACCACGGGCGCTTCCTCCGCGCCGCCGGATCGTACGACGGCTCGACGAGCATCCACGACGCGTTGGTGCTGAAGGACCCCGCGGTCCTGCAGGCGCTGGGCGCCGATCCATGGCAGCGCGCCTCCTTCCGGGAGGCGTTCCACGGGGAGGAGGATTCTCCGGAGTCGATCCTCGCCGGCGCGGCGCCGCGCTGCGTGACGGCGGGGAAGGAAGCCGCCGTCGACTGCGCGCGCCGGGGTACGGGCATCCTTGCGAAGTTCGCGATCCCGCTGCGCGCGCCGGGGATCGAGCTTCTCCTGGAGAAGGCGCTGTTCCTGCGGGGGTGGGAGGAAGGATTCGTCGCGGCATTCCGGCTGCGCAACCTGGGGGAGGCGCCCGTGTCCGGGACGCTCTGCTCGGAGTGGAACCTGAACATGCTTTCCGGCGAAGGCGTGGAACGCTATTACGACGGACTGGGGGAGCCGCGGGGGCTTTCCTCCTCCGGGGCGACCGGCGGAGTCCGCGACTTCCGGGTCGTGGACGGCTGGCGCAACGTGGCCGCGCGGGCCGTTCTCGACAGGGAATGCGCGGTGATCCGGCGCCCGTTGGAAACCGCGTCTCTTTCCGAAGCGGGCGCCGAAAAGATCCACCAAGGCGTGTGCCTGAAGGTTTTATTCCCCGTTTCCCTCCTCCCGAATAAATCTGATTCATATTCAGTCCGGTGGATGTTTTATTCCGTTGCATAAGCGTTCCCGAACCGGTATGTTAAGCGCCAATAACCATATGCGGGGGCGCGAAACGCCTTGCCAAGGAGGGTGCGCATGAAGTGGTGGAAACCGGTTTCACTGTCGGTGGCGCTGATGCTGGCGGCGGGCACCTCGTTCGCCGCGGGATTCCGTCTGCCGGAAGCGGGCGTAAAGGCGATGGGCATGGGATTCGCCTTCACCGCGCAGGCGGACGACCCGTCCGCGATCTACTTCAATCCGGCGGGCCTCATGCAGCTCGAAGGGAAGAACGTGATGGTGGGGGCGACCTACGTCCATGAAAACGGCGGGGAGTTCACCGGGTCCACGCCGCTGACGGGGGCCACTCCGGGTGTGCCGGGACTCACGGTCTCGGAGACGCAGAAGACGCTGCACTTCATGATCCCCAACGCCTATTTCACCAGCACGAACAAGAAGCGCGGCATCGCCTACGGCGTCGGCATCTTCGCCCCGTTCGGGCTGGGGCAGGAATACAAGGACGCCTTCGGCAGCATCTTCCGCAACCAGGTCACCAAGATCGACCTGCAGACGATCGTGATCAACCCGACGTTCGCATTCGAGGTCGACGAGATGCTGTCGATCGGATTCGGGATCGACTACATGTACGGGATGGCGACGCTGGGGAAGACGCCGGTGAGTACGGCGCTCGGGGGGAACCTGTACAACCTGGAACTGGAAGGGAGCGGCGACGCGTGGGGCTATAACTTCGGCGTGCTGATCAAGCCCACGAAGAACGTGCGGATCGGGGCGAGCTACCGCAGCTCGTTCGATCTCAATGTCAAGGACGGCGACGTGAACCTGAACAGCATCAACACGACGGGCGTCGCCGCGCTCGGCGGTGCGTCCGTGTCGCAGGCGTTCTTCGGCGGCGGCACGACCTTCGCCACGAAGGGGGACGCCCTCATCAAGATGCCGGCGACCTTCGCGCTCGGCGTGGCGTACACGATGGACCGGTGGACGTTCGAGGCGGACGCGGACTGGACTTTCTGGAGCTCGTTCAAGAGCCTTCCGATCACCATCCGGGACCAGAGGCCGCCGGTCCTTGTCAGCACCAACTCCGACAAGCAATGGCGGGATGTCTGCGCGATCCGGCTCGGCGCCGAGTATCGGGTCACCGACCCGCTTGCGCTTCGCGCGGGCTTCGTTTACGACCCGACGCCGGTGCCGGCGGAGACGCTGGGGCCGGAGCTGCCCGACGCGACCCGGCTGAACTACATGGTGGGGGCGGGGTACAAGATCGGCCCGTGGACGATCGACACGGCGCTCATGTACATCGACAAGAAGGAGCGGACGATATCGAACGTCCGGCCGGAGGGTACGAACCTCATCGGGCAGAACGGCACCTGGGAAGGGAAGGCCTGGCTGGCGGGGCTGGACGTCGGCTACAAGTTCTAGGGGAAAAGAACCCGTTCCGGCGGGCAGGCGAAACGGGCGGGGCGCCCTCCGACGGGGGCGCCCCGTTACGTTTTTTCAGAGGGCGGCCAGCTCCGTCTCGAACATCTGGACATGGCTGTTCTCGAAGGTGATCAGGAAGTCGAACACCTTCCGGATGTCCGGATGGCTGAGCTTCGCGGCGGCGTTGCTGTAAAGCTCGATCGCTTCCTTCTCCAGCGACAGCCCCATCTCGAGCACTTCCCGCTTCGAGGAGAGCTTCCCGATCCTGGCGAGGAGCTCCTTGTGGGTGTCCTGGACCAGCTCGTCGATGTCCGGCAGCCCCGGCTTGTTCATGATGTCCTTGTACGGGGCCCACATCTCGGACCGGACGTGGCGGTCGTAGACGTCCTCCAGCGACAGGAAGTGGCTCTTCTCCTCGCCGGCGATCTTCAGGATCGTCTCCCGCAGCTTCGCGTCCGACAACAGGACCGCCGCCCGCTTGTAGAAGACGTAGGCGGCGAGCTCGCCCGAGATCCCCAGGTTCAGGTACTTCAGCGCTTCATCGGTGAATTGCATGGATGATGCCCTCCGGATGTTATGGATCTTTTCTATCACACTCCGCCGAACCCGGCCATGGCCTTCAGTCTTTGGATGCGCAGCTCCGTGGGGGGGTGGGTCGACATGAGCGCCGAGGCGCCGGGCCCGAATTCCTTCAACGGGTTGACGATGAACAGGTGCTGCGTCCCCCGGTTCTCGCCCGGCACCTGCGCCCCCCCCGCGGCGATCTTCGACAGGGCGGAGGCCAGCCCGAGAGGGTTGCGCGTGAAGCCCGCGGCGGCGGCGTCGGCGTGGTACTCCCGCTGCCTCGAGATGCTCATCTGGAGGATCTTCGCGGCCAGCGGCGCCAGGAGGGCGAGGAGGATCCCCAGGACGATGTAAGCGGCGTTTGCGCGCCCCCCGCCCCGCCTTCCGCCGAACGAGCGTCCCCGGTGCGCGAAGAAGGTCCCGCGCAGGAACATGTCGGCCAGCAGGGCGATGGAGCCGACGAGAACGGCCGCGCAGACGTTGTAGAGCGTGTCCCTGCTCTTGACGTGCGCCAGCTCGTGGGCGATCACTCCCTGCAGCTCTTCGCGGTTGAGCCCGTCGAGGAGCCCCTGGGTGACCGCAACGCTCGCCTCCTCGGGCCTGCGCCCCGCGGCGAAGGCGTTCATCCCGGCGGACGGCATCACGTAGACCTTCGGCATCGGGACGCCCGCGGCGATCCGCATCTCCTCGACGACGTTGAGGAGCTGGCGGTGCCGCTCGGGGTCGGCCTTCGCGGCGTCGTGGAGCGACAGGACGATGCTCGATCCGTTGAAGTACGCGGCTCCGCCGAGGATGACGCACAGGACGGCGGAGAGGGCGATTCCGTTGCCGACGTCGCCGTAGGCCCCTCCGATGACGGTCCCGAGGAGGAAGAAGACGCCGACGAGCAGCGCGAAGAGCAGCGCCGACATCCGCACGTTGTGCCGCTGGGCGTCGGGAAACAGGAGCATCGGGGCGGCCTTGAAGACCGGCGCGGCGTTCCCGCTCCCGCCGGTTTCCCCGGCGAAAGCCTGCACGCCCGGCCCGGGCGTCCCGGCCCCGAAAGGCGCCTGGCACAGGTAGCAGTAATCCGCCCCCCGCGGATTGACCGTGCCGCACTTTCCGCAGGTCTTTTCCGGCGCCGCCATTCGTTCCGCCGGTGGTTATCTCAGGTCGGCCTTGGGGACGGCCCGGTCCGACTCCGGCGCCTCGAAATATGTCTCCGTCGTGAAGTTGAAGAGGGATGCGACGAGGTTGCTGGGGATCGCCTGGATCGTGTTGTTGTACGCCATCACGGAATCGTTGAAGAACTGCCGGGCGAAGGAGATCTTGTTCTCGGTGCCCGTCAGCTCTTCCTGAAGCGCGGCGACGTTCTGGTTCGCCTTCAGGTCTGGATAGTTCTCCACGACGGCGAAGAGGCTCTTGAGCGACTCGGTGAGGACGTTCTCCGCCTTCGCCTGGGCCGCCGTTCCCTTCGCGGCGATCGCCGCGCCGCGCGCCTCGATGACCTTCGTCAGCGTCTCCTGCTCGAAGGACATGTAATCCTTGACGACCTCGACGAGGTTGGGGATAAGGTCGTAGCGCCGCTTGAGCTGGACGTCGATCTGGTGCCAGGCGTTCTTCACCTGGTTGCGCATGCGCACGAGCTTGTTGTAGGCGGCCACGAACCAGGCGACCACGATGACGATCAGGGCGAGCGGGATGTAGGCCATCGATGCCCTCCGTTCGGGGAATGGCGTGATTTACTTTGCGAATCGCTATCTTCCGCACAGTTTCCAACGGATGTATCATGGATGTCAAACG
This DNA window, taken from Thermodesulfobacteriota bacterium, encodes the following:
- a CDS encoding nitronate monooxygenase, which gives rise to MEYKHLPKAWKRGTDFLGTRHAILCGAMTWVSEAGLVAAISNAGGFGVLAGGNMPPDLLAREIASAREKTEKPFGVNLITVAPMFREHIGVVVRERCPFVFFAGTIPSGRDIAEVKDAGSKVICFAPILPLAKRLIKQGTDALVIEGNEAGGHIGPVATSVLAQEFLLNIKEVPIFVAGGIGTGEMIAQYLALGASGVQLGTRFVAAEECVAHPRFKEAFVKAAARDAMPTSQFDPVLPTIPVRAIVNEGTRDFNRLQLELLTRLKGGEISREEAMARLEEFWIGALRRAVVEGDVEHGSLMAGQSVAFVRKIQPVREIIDELVAGAECALARLAGEA
- a CDS encoding DUF47 domain-containing protein, whose translation is MFRIIPRDEEFFSLFIKASENIVEGAERLKELLDNFDDLQERARKIEEVEHKGDAITHDIVRKLNTTFITPIDREDILALASSIDDVIDLIHGAATRLNVYKISATTPYAKEMGYLILKAVQELHKGIGHLPLAKGRERVYEHCVEVNSIENEADRVCRDAIAHLFEHQDDPIAIIKWKEIYETLELATDRCEDAANVLESVALKNG
- a CDS encoding inorganic phosphate transporter, with product MADTPEILLGLVILSALAFDFINGFHDTANAIATCISTRALSIRAAIVMAAGLNFVGALISTHVATTIGKGIVDPAYVSQIIVLAALAGAIFWDLLTWHYGIPSSSSHAIIGGLIGAVVAARGIDPLQWTGITKILIAIVVSPVTGTIAAYLLMVGIYWIFRNWHPSPLNRGFRHLQIFSAAFMAFSHGSNDAQKSMGIVALALFTYGSLETFRIPAWVMLACAGAMAAGTAMGGWRIIKTVGRDFVELQPVHGFCAETSSAGVILAATGMGIPISTTHVITSAILGTGLSQGRGKVNWGVGIRIVWAWVLTIPASAAAGYLSYRLLYPFLVKL
- a CDS encoding alpha-amylase/4-alpha-glucanotransferase domain-containing protein, coding for MSADRRALLLCFHNHQPVGNFDSVLENATRDAYRPFLELLAEFPSIRVTIHFSGGLLLWIEERAPETFSLLRDLVLRGQVELLGGGMYEPVLALLPERDRLGQLRELSSALEGRFGRAPEGVWLAERVWEPDLPRTLSAAGVKYLPLDDYHFQRAGLSSEELDGVWLTEFNGAAVRVFPGSERLRYLIPFGSVEEALSEIERMTSRDVPFPAAVFADDGEKFGVWPGTRRHVYENGWLRRFFEGIAARADRLVPMTLGEYVAEAKVRGTVYIPACSYIEMGEWTLPAERAALFGALLHDFRSGRMGEIKPFVQGGYYRNFLRKYEEANQLHKRMLLVSERVEAAERTNPARARAARDFLYRAQSNDVYWHGVFGGLYLNHLREAAWSNLLRAEGLADAALHGSKAGWAEVREGDLDCDGGTELLLKTGGMTLLSHGHDGGALTEISLPTRGVALGHVLTRRTEGYHGRFLRAAGSYDGSTSIHDALVLKDPAVLQALGADPWQRASFREAFHGEEDSPESILAGAAPRCVTAGKEAAVDCARRGTGILAKFAIPLRAPGIELLLEKALFLRGWEEGFVAAFRLRNLGEAPVSGTLCSEWNLNMLSGEGVERYYDGLGEPRGLSSSGATGGVRDFRVVDGWRNVAARAVLDRECAVIRRPLETASLSEAGAEKIHQGVCLKVLFPVSLLPNKSDSYSVRWMFYSVA
- a CDS encoding OmpP1/FadL family transporter; translated protein: MKWWKPVSLSVALMLAAGTSFAAGFRLPEAGVKAMGMGFAFTAQADDPSAIYFNPAGLMQLEGKNVMVGATYVHENGGEFTGSTPLTGATPGVPGLTVSETQKTLHFMIPNAYFTSTNKKRGIAYGVGIFAPFGLGQEYKDAFGSIFRNQVTKIDLQTIVINPTFAFEVDEMLSIGFGIDYMYGMATLGKTPVSTALGGNLYNLELEGSGDAWGYNFGVLIKPTKNVRIGASYRSSFDLNVKDGDVNLNSINTTGVAALGGASVSQAFFGGGTTFATKGDALIKMPATFALGVAYTMDRWTFEADADWTFWSSFKSLPITIRDQRPPVLVSTNSDKQWRDVCAIRLGAEYRVTDPLALRAGFVYDPTPVPAETLGPELPDATRLNYMVGAGYKIGPWTIDTALMYIDKKERTISNVRPEGTNLIGQNGTWEGKAWLAGLDVGYKF
- a CDS encoding ferritin family protein, which gives rise to MQFTDEALKYLNLGISGELAAYVFYKRAAVLLSDAKLRETILKIAGEEKSHFLSLEDVYDRHVRSEMWAPYKDIMNKPGLPDIDELVQDTHKELLARIGKLSSKREVLEMGLSLEKEAIELYSNAAAKLSHPDIRKVFDFLITFENSHVQMFETELAAL
- a CDS encoding M48 family metalloprotease produces the protein MAAPEKTCGKCGTVNPRGADYCYLCQAPFGAGTPGPGVQAFAGETGGSGNAAPVFKAAPMLLFPDAQRHNVRMSALLFALLVGVFFLLGTVIGGAYGDVGNGIALSAVLCVILGGAAYFNGSSIVLSLHDAAKADPERHRQLLNVVEEMRIAAGVPMPKVYVMPSAGMNAFAAGRRPEEASVAVTQGLLDGLNREELQGVIAHELAHVKSRDTLYNVCAAVLVGSIALLADMFLRGTFFAHRGRSFGGRRGGGRANAAYIVLGILLALLAPLAAKILQMSISRQREYHADAAAAGFTRNPLGLASALSKIAAGGAQVPGENRGTQHLFIVNPLKEFGPGASALMSTHPPTELRIQRLKAMAGFGGV
- a CDS encoding LemA family protein, with the protein product MAYIPLALIVIVVAWFVAAYNKLVRMRNQVKNAWHQIDVQLKRRYDLIPNLVEVVKDYMSFEQETLTKVIEARGAAIAAKGTAAQAKAENVLTESLKSLFAVVENYPDLKANQNVAALQEELTGTENKISFARQFFNDSVMAYNNTIQAIPSNLVASLFNFTTETYFEAPESDRAVPKADLR